The DNA window GGGAGGTAGTGAGGAGCGTCGTGTGGGTGAGGTGGATAGTGGTGAGGGTAGTCATCCCCTCTGCCATTTCTGGCTTGATTGTTGCGGGAGATGGATACAAAGATCTTTTGGCCCTCCATTTTAGAGTGGTTTAACTTGGAAATGGCCTCATAGGCCTCATTTTCTCTCTGCATGTGCACAAAGGCAAAGTTCTTCACAATGTCACACTCTACCACCTTACCAAACGGTTGGAAGAGCTCTCTTATCTTAGCAGCTGTGGTCCCCTCAGGGACATTCCCAACGTAGATCTTGGTGGCATTGCGGACCTTCGTAGTGGCAAACTCCACAGTGATGGGTGCCCCATTCAGCTCATGCTTATGGAGTTCTGCCACTGCCTTCTGGGCTTCCTCCTCCTCATTCATGTGCACGAAGCCATAGTTTTTCAGAATGTCACAGTCTGACACCTGACCATATTTCTCAAAAAGAGTACGCAGTTCTGGTTCTGTGGTTGAGGAATTCACGTTTCCAACAAATATCTTCACCATTTTAGTATGGTAGCGAACAAGACACAGTCTTAACTTAGCTGTTTCAGAGAAAGGTGTGTATCAAGTGTAAATGAGGATTCCTGGAGGACTCTTCTTCAGCACTCACACGGTGACAGAGCAGCTTCTTCAGTCTCTAAAACCAAAATTAAGAGGAGTTAGATAGCGATTAAGATCTCATTAGAAACGTTATAGTAAATTGGAGTCCTGGGGGTTCTCTCTGGCACACTCTTGGCTCTTGggggctaacattagctagcttgtTGCAGCCAGGCTAGGGTCGGAGCTGACTAGTATATTTGCTAGTACATTAGCTAGCTGACTGATAGCGAGTTACAAAAGGACTTACCAATTACCTTAGTAGATGTAGACTACTGTAGCTAGAAAAATAGTTTTGCTAGT is part of the Oncorhynchus clarkii lewisi isolate Uvic-CL-2024 chromosome 10, UVic_Ocla_1.0, whole genome shotgun sequence genome and encodes:
- the LOC139418515 gene encoding RNA-binding protein lark-like codes for the protein MVKIFVGNVNSSTTEPELRTLFEKYGQVSDCDILKNYGFVHMNEEEEAQKAVAELHKHELNGAPITVEFATTKVRNATKIYVGNVPEGTTAAKIRELFQPFGKVVECDIVKNFAFVHMQRENEAYEAISKLNHSKMEGQKIFVSISRNNQARNGRGDDYPHHYPPHPHDAPHYLPPRALHGDYYPPRGRYPPPPPLPPPPPRAYYECDLYERRVLHDPYSSSSRYYEQDPYERRLPPLPQRPLSPPLTSCYYRERSPLASWSPPPPSSASYARRGAGRDFVGGSSVPPPSSMCYALGSGFDKDDYFEEKYSNGFGRGY